In Agarivorans gilvus, one genomic interval encodes:
- a CDS encoding putative bifunctional diguanylate cyclase/phosphodiesterase, translating into MSIRDFRLGLTSKALILLCGVLLITLVGLIGFNHDNLKSFFMLGRTQVIENQQYQLQRYYRDVRNRLQGVTQSQAYRFEELEAEQLDAIFDAYWQDLRSNSELPIRSISVIDGQQGLKYEFGYIAHSEKAVEWMLTGADSPENKWLLDCPLTCRLIMATDLQLAEGNEHYRVFYSLDSLRLLELFPASQSSHHFLVELNSDQSVSLLYAESAFKTAIQAIVKQLVAEDIENGVEQMSGQLGLFELHAFRVNNTSHSRPVYYAVVNDISTQVSQLKRADYNNFLFGIAALFFAGAIVVFALSPPFRRVRRTIDNLPLLARSSHNLFRRNLKPNKRRLVQDESDELNHALVRLSYQLEALEQQLKSRAEELEWVANYDSLTDLPNRRKFERMVNQMVEHKRHGCLLMVDLDNFKYVNDISGHGAGDEMLRQVSSSLEKLLPSNTLLARISGDEFAIYLEGTSLIYAEVVAQRIISMLAQVSVPGHNIIHTAAACVGIVAFPEHGNSFEDLMAKADICNNQAKEQGKNCVVSFQAENADSELAKQHYWLDLAQNAIERDSLELVYQPIMNNSQSKVEHYEVLLRVRDEQGQLHSPYQLILAAEKNGQIDKIDLWVVQQALQQMETNLRNGYRDRLAINLSARSFCSEKVISRIAREFVSRNIAGEMIIFEITETAALPNMKQAEEHILRLKSLGCAIALDDFGVGYSSFHSLKQLPFDFLKIDGSFVREILNQNQDRVFIQALVGIANKLGHKTIAEFVESEALNNELISLGVDYSQGYYIGKPASARYFWQFDKASAVLALQGT; encoded by the coding sequence ATGAGTATACGTGATTTTCGATTGGGGCTAACCAGTAAGGCGCTAATACTGTTGTGCGGCGTTTTGCTGATCACTTTGGTGGGCTTAATCGGCTTTAATCACGATAATCTCAAAAGCTTTTTCATGCTCGGGCGCACCCAAGTTATTGAGAACCAACAATATCAACTGCAACGTTATTATCGAGATGTGCGCAATCGCCTGCAGGGGGTGACGCAGAGTCAAGCCTACCGTTTCGAAGAACTTGAAGCAGAGCAATTAGACGCAATTTTCGATGCTTACTGGCAAGATTTACGCTCTAACAGTGAATTGCCTATTCGTAGCATTAGCGTAATTGATGGTCAGCAAGGCTTGAAGTACGAGTTTGGTTACATCGCCCACAGTGAGAAAGCGGTGGAATGGATGTTGACCGGTGCTGATAGCCCCGAGAACAAATGGTTATTAGATTGCCCCTTAACCTGCCGTTTGATCATGGCAACAGACTTACAGTTGGCCGAGGGCAATGAACATTATCGGGTCTTTTATAGTCTGGACTCCTTGCGTTTATTGGAGCTGTTTCCTGCCAGTCAAAGCAGTCATCACTTTCTGGTTGAGCTAAATAGTGATCAAAGCGTTAGTTTACTTTATGCCGAGTCGGCTTTTAAAACCGCTATTCAAGCCATTGTTAAACAGCTGGTTGCTGAAGATATTGAGAATGGTGTGGAGCAAATGAGTGGTCAACTCGGTTTGTTTGAGCTGCATGCCTTTCGAGTTAACAATACTAGCCATAGTCGGCCAGTCTATTATGCAGTGGTTAATGACATTAGCACTCAGGTATCGCAGTTAAAACGAGCCGATTACAATAATTTTTTATTTGGTATAGCGGCTTTGTTTTTTGCCGGAGCAATTGTGGTGTTTGCCTTAAGCCCACCATTTCGCCGAGTACGTCGAACCATCGACAATCTGCCGCTGTTAGCCCGTTCATCACACAATTTATTCCGGCGTAATTTAAAACCCAACAAACGTCGTTTGGTGCAAGATGAGTCTGATGAACTGAACCATGCCTTGGTGCGGCTTTCCTATCAACTTGAAGCCTTAGAACAGCAGCTTAAGAGCCGTGCTGAAGAGCTAGAGTGGGTGGCCAATTATGATAGTCTCACCGATTTACCCAACCGCCGTAAGTTTGAAAGAATGGTCAACCAAATGGTTGAACATAAACGCCATGGCTGTTTGTTGATGGTGGATCTCGATAACTTTAAATACGTTAATGACATCAGTGGTCACGGTGCCGGTGATGAAATGCTGCGCCAGGTGTCGTCGAGTTTGGAGAAACTGCTACCGAGTAATACTTTGTTGGCGCGTATCAGTGGTGATGAGTTTGCCATCTATTTAGAAGGCACTAGCTTGATTTATGCTGAGGTAGTAGCGCAACGCATTATCAGTATGTTGGCACAGGTCAGTGTGCCGGGGCATAACATTATTCATACTGCTGCCGCTTGTGTGGGCATTGTGGCGTTTCCCGAACATGGCAACAGCTTTGAAGACTTAATGGCCAAAGCTGATATTTGTAATAACCAAGCTAAAGAGCAAGGTAAAAACTGTGTGGTGAGCTTTCAAGCTGAGAATGCCGACAGCGAATTGGCCAAGCAACACTATTGGTTGGATTTGGCGCAGAATGCGATTGAGCGTGATAGCTTGGAATTAGTCTACCAGCCTATTATGAACAACAGCCAAAGCAAGGTTGAACATTACGAGGTATTGCTGCGAGTTAGAGACGAGCAAGGCCAGCTACATTCTCCTTATCAATTGATCTTGGCGGCCGAGAAGAATGGCCAGATAGATAAAATTGATTTATGGGTAGTGCAACAAGCGCTGCAGCAAATGGAAACTAACCTGCGCAATGGCTATAGAGATCGCTTAGCAATTAACTTATCGGCGCGCTCTTTCTGTAGTGAAAAAGTGATTTCGCGAATTGCCCGAGAGTTTGTTAGTCGCAATATTGCCGGTGAGATGATCATCTTTGAAATTACCGAAACTGCCGCCCTGCCAAATATGAAACAGGCCGAGGAGCACATCTTGCGGCTTAAGTCCTTGGGTTGTGCGATTGCCCTCGACGACTTCGGTGTGGGTTATTCATCCTTTCACTCGCTTAAACAGTTACCCTTTGATTTTCTTAAAATCGACGGTTCGTTTGTGCGAGAAATTCTTAACCAGAATCAAGACCGAGTGTTTATTCAGGCGCTGGTGGGCATAGCCAATAAACTCGGACACAAAACCATCGCAGAGTTTGTTGAGTCAGAAGCTCTTAACAACGAATTGATCAGCTTGGGAGTGGATTACTCACAAGGCTACTACATAGGTAAACCAGCTAGTGCTCGCTACTTCTGGCAATTTGACAAAGCCTCAGCAGTGCTGGCTTTGCAAGGAACATAA
- the parC gene encoding DNA topoisomerase IV subunit A, whose product MSDTNELSLEGVERLSMSQFTEQAYLNYSMYVIMDRALPHIGDGLKPVQRRIIYAMSELGLSANAKYKKSARTVGDVLGKYHPHGDSACYEAMVLMAQPFSYRYPLVDGQGNWGAPDDPKSFAAMRYTEAKLSKFSEILLSELGQGTCDWVPNFDGTMSEPKVLPARLPHILLNGVTGIAVGMATDIPPHNVREVANACVHLLDSPKASLEDLLTYVKAPDYPTEAEIITPAKDIRKIYETGRGSIKMRAVFHSEEGEVVITALPHQVSGAKVLEQIAAQMQAKKLPMVVDLRDESDHENPTRIVVVPRSNRVDIDQLMNHLFASTDLERNYRVNLNMLGLDGRPQVKGLLQILGEWLRYRRDVVRRRLQYRLDKVLARLHILDGLLIAFLNIDEVIEIIRSEDEPKAALMERFGLSDKQAEAILEIKLRQLAKLEEIKIRGEQAELAEERDKLEKLLGSERRMNTLLKKELLADAEKYGDERRSPLVERSEAKALSEKELMPNEAITVVLSEKGWARAAKGHDVDAHGLSYKAGDKFLASANGRSNQQAVFIDTAGRSYSLDSHTLPSARSQGEPLTGRFNPAPGEMFAHVVMNDDEQRYLIASDAGYGFIGKYADMLSKNKNGKAYLNLPAGSKVLAPIKVNDYQSDSCLAISNEGRMLVFPLTSLPELAKGKGNKLISIPSARVKNREEYVTLLNVVPADAAVTLYAGKRKLTLKPSDLDHYRGERGRRGNKLPRGLQRVDGVEVETLSEANDDIQPDEA is encoded by the coding sequence ATGAGTGATACGAATGAGCTCAGTCTAGAAGGCGTAGAACGCCTCTCTATGAGTCAATTTACTGAGCAAGCGTATTTAAACTATTCCATGTACGTGATCATGGATCGCGCTTTGCCACACATCGGCGATGGCTTAAAACCGGTGCAGCGCCGCATCATTTACGCCATGTCAGAGCTAGGCTTATCGGCTAATGCCAAGTATAAGAAATCGGCACGTACCGTGGGTGATGTACTAGGTAAGTACCACCCGCATGGTGATTCTGCCTGTTATGAAGCCATGGTACTAATGGCTCAGCCCTTTTCTTATCGTTATCCCTTAGTGGATGGACAAGGTAACTGGGGGGCGCCGGACGATCCTAAGTCTTTTGCGGCGATGCGTTATACCGAAGCTAAGTTATCCAAGTTTTCCGAAATCTTATTAAGTGAATTGGGCCAGGGAACTTGTGATTGGGTGCCCAACTTCGATGGTACCATGAGCGAGCCCAAGGTATTGCCGGCGCGTTTACCGCATATTTTACTAAATGGGGTTACCGGCATCGCAGTGGGTATGGCCACCGATATTCCACCGCACAATGTCAGAGAAGTGGCTAACGCTTGTGTGCATTTATTGGATTCGCCCAAGGCTAGCCTTGAAGACTTGTTAACTTACGTTAAGGCGCCAGACTACCCTACAGAGGCGGAGATCATCACACCCGCTAAAGATATTCGTAAAATTTACGAAACAGGGCGCGGTTCCATCAAAATGCGTGCGGTTTTCCACAGTGAAGAGGGTGAAGTGGTGATTACCGCTCTGCCTCATCAGGTATCTGGAGCAAAGGTTTTAGAACAAATTGCCGCCCAGATGCAGGCTAAAAAATTGCCGATGGTGGTGGATCTTCGCGACGAATCCGACCATGAAAACCCCACCCGTATCGTGGTAGTACCACGCTCTAATCGGGTTGATATCGACCAGCTAATGAATCACTTGTTTGCCTCTACCGATTTAGAGCGCAATTACCGTGTGAATTTAAATATGCTGGGCTTGGATGGTCGTCCTCAGGTGAAGGGCTTGCTGCAAATTCTTGGTGAGTGGCTGCGCTACCGCCGCGACGTGGTGCGCCGTCGCTTGCAATACCGTTTAGATAAGGTATTAGCCCGTTTGCATATTTTGGATGGTTTATTGATTGCCTTCCTTAATATTGACGAAGTGATTGAAATCATCCGCAGCGAAGATGAGCCTAAAGCCGCGCTAATGGAGCGTTTTGGTTTATCGGATAAACAGGCTGAAGCGATTCTTGAAATCAAGTTACGCCAATTAGCCAAGCTGGAAGAAATTAAGATCCGTGGTGAGCAAGCCGAATTAGCCGAAGAGAGAGATAAACTCGAGAAGCTACTAGGTAGCGAGCGACGCATGAATACCTTGCTTAAGAAAGAGTTGCTAGCCGATGCTGAAAAGTATGGTGATGAGCGCCGTTCACCGTTGGTTGAACGCTCAGAAGCGAAAGCCTTAAGCGAAAAAGAGTTGATGCCCAATGAAGCCATCACCGTGGTGTTATCGGAAAAAGGCTGGGCGCGTGCCGCTAAGGGCCATGATGTGGATGCTCATGGTTTAAGCTACAAAGCGGGGGATAAATTCTTAGCCAGCGCCAATGGCCGCAGTAATCAGCAGGCGGTATTTATTGATACCGCAGGGCGCAGCTACTCGCTAGACTCGCATACTCTGCCTTCTGCGCGCAGTCAGGGTGAGCCCTTGACTGGCCGCTTTAACCCTGCGCCAGGTGAGATGTTTGCCCATGTGGTGATGAATGACGATGAACAGCGTTACTTAATTGCTTCAGATGCGGGTTATGGTTTCATCGGTAAGTATGCCGACATGCTCAGCAAGAACAAAAACGGTAAGGCCTATTTGAACTTGCCCGCTGGCAGTAAGGTATTGGCACCAATTAAGGTGAACGATTACCAAAGCGATAGTTGTTTGGCAATATCCAACGAAGGGCGAATGCTGGTCTTTCCTCTTACTAGCTTGCCAGAGTTGGCTAAGGGTAAAGGGAATAAGTTGATTAGTATTCCTAGCGCACGAGTGAAAAATCGTGAGGAGTACGTGACGCTATTAAATGTGGTGCCAGCCGATGCTGCCGTTACCCTGTATGCGGGTAAACGTAAACTCACCTTGAAGCCGAGTGACTTAGATCATTATCGTGGTGAGCGAGGACGGCGCGGCAATAAATTACCTCGCGGCTTGCAAAGAGTCGATGGGGTTGAAGTGGAAACGCTTAGTGAAGCCAATGATGATATTCAGCCAGATGAAGCTTAG
- a CDS encoding 1-acylglycerol-3-phosphate O-acyltransferase encodes MLAVIRIVFITVLMLSAFPFVILYCLTRPRHPDLVHQIGVLIAKCGYFVGIDVEVRHQTQNLPDKAVWIANHQNSYDMFTLPFALRKGVVSIGKKSLAKIPFFGQIYWITGNILIDRDRRSKAADTIKQAASAIDQRHLSVWMFPEGTRSYGRGLQAFKTGAFHLAMQAKVPVLPICCSSTHGQIRLNRWKNGKVIVEVGKPIDVGLWKDNLRAEISHLHDTMEQRIYELTMEARGEAADYQSVHQQQANKH; translated from the coding sequence ATGTTAGCCGTAATTCGAATTGTGTTTATCACTGTGTTGATGCTGAGCGCATTTCCATTTGTGATCCTATATTGTTTGACTAGACCACGTCATCCAGACTTGGTACATCAAATTGGTGTGCTGATTGCTAAATGTGGTTACTTTGTGGGTATCGATGTCGAAGTTCGTCATCAAACTCAAAACTTGCCGGATAAAGCGGTGTGGATTGCTAATCACCAAAATAGCTACGATATGTTTACCTTACCCTTTGCTTTGCGCAAAGGGGTGGTGTCTATCGGCAAGAAAAGTTTGGCTAAAATTCCTTTTTTTGGGCAAATTTATTGGATTACCGGCAATATTCTGATTGACCGGGATCGCCGCAGTAAGGCCGCCGATACCATTAAACAAGCTGCTTCAGCGATAGACCAACGCCACTTGTCGGTGTGGATGTTCCCCGAAGGGACGCGTAGTTACGGTCGTGGCCTACAGGCTTTTAAAACCGGGGCTTTTCACTTAGCCATGCAAGCTAAGGTGCCGGTACTTCCTATTTGCTGCTCTTCTACACATGGGCAAATTAGGCTGAATCGTTGGAAAAACGGTAAGGTAATTGTGGAAGTAGGAAAACCAATTGACGTTGGTTTGTGGAAAGATAATTTACGAGCTGAAATTAGCCATTTGCACGATACTATGGAACAACGCATTTATGAGCTAACCATGGAAGCGCGCGGCGAAGCCGCAGATTACCAAAGTGTGCATCAGCAACAAGCCAATAAACATTAA
- the rraB gene encoding ribonuclease E inhibitor RraB, with protein sequence MSLQQVIADWQEETDFIIQELLADGSDPDAEYTIEHHLASQDFKVLEKAAVDVFKAGFEVSDAEEAELEDGTQLWCFDVIVEAPLAAEGIKRDIETLAKIADKHQVIYDGWGTYFESGEEPND encoded by the coding sequence ATGAGCCTTCAACAAGTCATTGCCGATTGGCAGGAAGAAACAGATTTTATTATTCAAGAGTTACTAGCCGACGGTAGCGATCCGGATGCGGAATATACCATTGAGCATCATCTGGCGAGCCAAGACTTCAAAGTATTAGAAAAGGCAGCAGTGGATGTATTTAAGGCTGGTTTTGAAGTGAGTGATGCCGAAGAAGCTGAATTAGAAGATGGAACTCAGTTGTGGTGTTTCGATGTCATCGTTGAAGCGCCTTTAGCTGCCGAAGGTATCAAACGAGACATTGAAACCTTAGCTAAAATTGCCGATAAACATCAGGTTATTTACGATGGCTGGGGAACTTATTTTGAGTCAGGCGAAGAGCCTAACGATTAG
- a CDS encoding substrate-binding periplasmic protein gives MKTALFFLLSVCCGSVLAQTSLKTANAHWPPWRMERADGSLYGLEIDLLEQLSARLNLPLETKNCGWKRCLKHMQLGESDIMSGLYRTAERERYMLFVEPPYRTQQHHCFYINKNHPVKLTDYQDLYALKVGVQSDVVYFSPFDDDLRVDKHYAIDDQALFRLLRGSRVDTVLMSCAEGDAYLQRAGLFLYFNHAEYVHSTERPVYLAVSKQSPLAERLEELSKVLRAFIEAGELDALFTKYQIKKRD, from the coding sequence GTGAAAACAGCCTTATTTTTTTTGCTTAGTGTTTGCTGTGGTAGCGTGCTAGCGCAAACCAGTTTGAAAACCGCCAATGCCCATTGGCCGCCTTGGCGTATGGAACGGGCCGATGGTAGTTTATACGGCTTAGAGATAGATTTGCTGGAGCAATTGAGTGCGCGGCTAAATTTGCCGCTGGAAACTAAAAATTGCGGTTGGAAGCGCTGTCTTAAACACATGCAACTTGGTGAAAGCGACATCATGAGCGGCTTATACCGTACTGCCGAGCGTGAACGTTACATGCTTTTTGTTGAGCCGCCATATCGAACCCAACAACACCACTGTTTTTATATAAATAAAAACCATCCTGTTAAGTTGACCGATTATCAGGACCTTTATGCCCTTAAGGTAGGGGTACAGAGTGATGTGGTGTATTTTAGCCCGTTTGATGACGACCTGCGAGTGGATAAGCACTATGCGATTGATGACCAAGCGTTATTTCGCTTATTGCGTGGCAGTCGGGTTGATACGGTGCTGATGTCCTGCGCTGAAGGAGATGCCTATTTACAGCGGGCTGGTCTATTCCTGTATTTTAACCATGCCGAGTATGTGCATAGTACCGAGCGTCCAGTCTACCTTGCTGTATCTAAACAATCCCCCTTAGCTGAACGCTTAGAAGAGCTGTCTAAGGTGCTACGGGCGTTTATAGAGGCGGGGGAACTAGACGCTTTATTTACTAAATATCAAATCAAGAAGCGTGATTAA
- a CDS encoding valine--tRNA ligase produces the protein MEKTYNPSAIEQSLYQEWEQQGHFKPNGDAAKSAYSIMIPPPNVTGSLHMGHAFQDTIMDTLIRYQRMQGKNTLWQVGTDHAGIATQMVVERKIAAEEGKTKHDYGREAFIDKIWDWKAESGGTITKQLRRLGASVDWERERFTMDEGMSKAVEEAFVRLYEDDLIYRGKRLVNWDPKLHTAISDLEVENREQKGFMWHLRYPLADGETTSEGKDYLVVATTRPETMLGDTGVAVNPEDPRYNNLIGKFIELPLVGRRIPIVGDEHADMEKGTGCVKITPAHDFNDSEVGKRHQLPMINILTLNADIREAAEVFTSNGEPSDVYSTEIPEEYQGLERFEARKAIVAKFDELGLLEEVAEHNNTVPYGDRGGVVIEPMLTDQWYVRAAPLAKTATEAVENGDIKFVPQQYENMYFSWMRDIQDWCISRQLWWGHRIPAWYDAAGKVYVGRNEAEVRAKHNLGEEISLTRDEDVLDTWFSSGLWTFATQGWPEKTENLATFHPSDVLVTGFDIIFFWVARMIMMTMYFIKDENNQPQVPFKTVYVTGLIRDENGDKMSKSKGNVLDPLDMIDGIDLESLVAKRCGNMMQPQLAKKIEKDTRKTFENGIEAHGTDALRFTLAAMATTGRDINWDMNRLEGYRNFCNKLWNASRYVLMNTQEQDCGKDGGEMEFSLADRWIEGQYQQTIKAYREALDSFRFDIAAQHIYDFTWNQFCGWYLELTKPVLFKGTEAQQRGTRFTLLKVLESLLRLMHPITPYITETIWRQVAPLTGKASATDSIMLQSFPEYDASRIDQAAVADLEWLKHFIIAIRNIRGEMDISPNKPLNVLLKNASSEDLRRLNDNAPFLASLAKLESTQPLADGEQAPASATAILGGMEILIPMAGLIDKEAELSRIAKQLEKLEKELSKVTGKLSNQKFVANAPEQVIAKEQAKQQEMEATKAKLLEQQATIAAL, from the coding sequence ATGGAAAAGACCTACAACCCAAGCGCTATCGAACAGTCGCTCTATCAAGAATGGGAACAACAAGGCCACTTTAAGCCCAATGGCGATGCCGCAAAATCGGCTTATAGCATCATGATCCCGCCGCCAAACGTGACTGGCAGCTTGCATATGGGACATGCATTCCAAGACACCATTATGGATACCTTAATTCGTTACCAACGGATGCAGGGTAAGAACACCCTCTGGCAAGTCGGTACCGACCACGCGGGGATTGCTACCCAAATGGTGGTTGAGCGTAAAATTGCAGCCGAAGAAGGTAAAACCAAACACGACTACGGGCGTGAGGCCTTCATCGACAAAATCTGGGATTGGAAGGCAGAATCTGGCGGCACAATTACCAAGCAGTTACGTCGTTTGGGAGCCTCGGTAGACTGGGAACGTGAACGTTTCACCATGGATGAAGGCATGTCAAAGGCAGTCGAAGAAGCCTTTGTTCGCCTCTACGAAGACGACCTTATCTACCGTGGTAAACGCTTGGTGAACTGGGATCCTAAACTGCACACCGCGATTTCCGATCTAGAAGTGGAAAACCGTGAGCAAAAAGGCTTCATGTGGCACCTGCGCTACCCACTAGCCGATGGTGAAACCACCAGCGAAGGTAAAGATTACTTAGTGGTAGCCACGACTCGCCCAGAAACCATGTTAGGGGATACTGGGGTAGCAGTTAACCCTGAAGATCCTCGCTACAACAACCTGATTGGCAAATTTATTGAGCTGCCTTTAGTGGGTCGCCGTATTCCCATTGTTGGCGACGAGCACGCCGACATGGAAAAAGGCACTGGCTGTGTGAAAATCACGCCCGCTCACGACTTTAACGACAGCGAAGTAGGTAAACGCCACCAGCTACCGATGATCAACATTCTTACCCTGAATGCTGACATTCGTGAGGCCGCAGAGGTGTTTACCAGCAATGGTGAGCCATCTGATGTTTATTCAACAGAAATACCCGAAGAGTATCAAGGCTTAGAGCGCTTTGAAGCGCGTAAAGCGATTGTGGCTAAATTTGATGAGCTAGGCCTACTTGAAGAAGTCGCCGAGCACAATAATACCGTGCCTTACGGGGATCGTGGCGGCGTGGTGATTGAGCCCATGCTAACCGACCAATGGTATGTTCGCGCTGCACCTTTGGCTAAAACGGCCACCGAAGCGGTTGAAAACGGCGATATAAAATTTGTCCCTCAGCAATACGAGAACATGTATTTCTCTTGGATGCGTGATATTCAAGACTGGTGTATTTCACGCCAATTATGGTGGGGCCATCGTATTCCCGCTTGGTATGACGCAGCAGGTAAGGTTTACGTTGGCCGTAACGAAGCTGAAGTGCGCGCCAAACACAACTTGGGCGAGGAAATTAGCTTAACTCGAGACGAAGACGTGCTAGACACCTGGTTCTCTTCAGGTTTATGGACCTTCGCCACTCAAGGTTGGCCAGAGAAAACTGAAAACTTAGCCACCTTCCACCCAAGTGATGTATTGGTTACCGGTTTCGATATCATTTTCTTCTGGGTAGCCAGAATGATCATGATGACCATGTACTTCATCAAAGATGAAAATAACCAGCCACAAGTGCCATTTAAAACGGTGTATGTGACCGGCCTTATTCGTGATGAAAACGGCGATAAAATGTCTAAATCTAAAGGTAATGTGTTGGATCCTTTAGACATGATCGACGGCATTGATTTAGAAAGCCTAGTAGCCAAGCGCTGTGGCAACATGATGCAGCCGCAATTGGCGAAGAAAATTGAGAAAGATACCCGTAAAACCTTTGAAAATGGCATCGAAGCCCACGGTACCGATGCCTTGCGTTTCACCCTTGCAGCCATGGCCACTACCGGCCGTGACATCAACTGGGATATGAATCGTTTAGAAGGTTACCGTAACTTCTGTAACAAGCTGTGGAATGCCAGCCGTTACGTATTAATGAACACCCAAGAGCAAGACTGCGGTAAAGACGGTGGCGAAATGGAATTCTCGCTAGCCGATCGCTGGATTGAAGGCCAATACCAACAAACCATTAAAGCTTACCGTGAAGCCTTAGACAGCTTCCGCTTTGATATTGCCGCCCAGCATATTTACGATTTCACTTGGAACCAATTCTGCGGCTGGTACTTAGAGTTAACTAAACCGGTATTGTTCAAAGGCACTGAAGCACAACAACGCGGTACACGCTTTACCTTATTAAAAGTATTGGAAAGCTTGCTGCGCTTAATGCACCCAATCACGCCCTACATCACCGAAACTATCTGGCGTCAAGTGGCTCCGTTAACCGGTAAGGCAAGCGCCACAGATAGCATCATGTTGCAAAGCTTCCCTGAGTACGACGCCAGCCGTATCGACCAAGCTGCCGTGGCTGACTTGGAATGGCTCAAACACTTTATTATCGCGATCCGTAATATTCGTGGTGAAATGGACATTAGTCCAAATAAACCACTGAATGTCTTACTGAAGAATGCTTCAAGTGAAGATTTGCGCCGCTTAAACGACAACGCGCCTTTCTTAGCCTCTTTAGCTAAACTGGAAAGCACTCAGCCGCTAGCAGACGGTGAACAAGCACCAGCCTCTGCCACAGCGATTTTAGGTGGAATGGAAATTCTTATCCCTATGGCGGGCCTCATCGACAAAGAAGCCGAGTTGAGCCGTATTGCCAAACAGCTAGAAAAGCTTGAGAAAGAGCTAAGTAAAGTAACGGGTAAGCTGTCCAACCAAAAATTTGTTGCCAATGCGCCAGAGCAAGTGATTGCCAAAGAGCAAGCCAAGCAGCAAGAAATGGAAGCCACTAAAGCTAAGCTACTTGAGCAACAAGCGACCATTGCAGCACTGTAA
- the pepA gene encoding leucyl aminopeptidase, whose translation MEFSVKSGSPEKQRSACIVVGVYEPRRLSPVAEQLDKISDGYISALLRRGDLEGKAGQVLLLHHVPNVLSERVLLVGCGKERELNERQYRQIITKTINTLNETGSMEAVCFLPELHVKSRNTYWKVRQAVETTQETLYSFDQLKSNREETRRPLRKIVFNVPTRRELAIGENAVQHGLAVSHGVKHAKDLANLPPNICNPAYLAEQAKELQNNYDNVTVSTLGEAEMAELNMNSYLAVGRGSENESIMSIIEYCAPGCEDQKPIVLVGKGLTFDSGGISLKPGAGMDEMKYDMGGAAGVYGTMKALAELQLPLKVTGILAGCENMPGGNAYRPGDVITTMSGLTVEVLNTDAEGRMVLCDVLTYVERYDPELVIDVATLTGACVVALGHHTTGLMTPHNPLAHDIINCAEQSGDKTWRLPLGDEYQEQLASNFADMANIGGKTAGSITAACFLSRFTKKYTWAHLDIAGTAWKTGSEKGATGRPVPLLTQFLITKTGQEVEE comes from the coding sequence ATGGAGTTTAGCGTAAAAAGCGGTAGTCCGGAGAAGCAACGTAGTGCGTGTATAGTCGTAGGTGTGTACGAACCACGTCGTTTGTCCCCTGTTGCCGAACAACTAGATAAAATTAGTGACGGTTACATTAGCGCACTACTGCGTCGCGGGGACTTAGAAGGCAAAGCTGGCCAAGTCTTACTATTACATCATGTACCCAACGTACTGAGTGAAAGGGTATTATTAGTAGGCTGTGGCAAAGAGCGCGAACTTAACGAACGCCAGTACCGGCAAATTATTACCAAAACCATTAATACGCTTAACGAAACTGGCTCTATGGAGGCGGTTTGCTTCCTACCTGAATTACACGTTAAATCACGTAATACTTATTGGAAAGTTCGCCAAGCGGTAGAAACTACCCAAGAAACCCTCTACAGCTTCGACCAATTAAAAAGTAATCGTGAAGAAACTCGTCGCCCGCTACGCAAAATTGTCTTCAATGTACCGACCCGCCGAGAATTGGCAATTGGTGAAAATGCGGTACAACACGGTTTAGCCGTTTCACACGGTGTTAAACACGCAAAAGACTTGGCTAATCTGCCACCGAATATCTGTAACCCTGCTTATTTGGCGGAGCAAGCCAAAGAGTTACAAAACAACTATGACAACGTCACCGTAAGCACCCTTGGCGAAGCCGAAATGGCAGAGCTGAATATGAACTCTTACTTGGCAGTAGGCCGCGGCTCAGAAAATGAATCAATTATGAGTATCATTGAGTACTGCGCCCCTGGCTGTGAAGATCAAAAACCGATTGTATTAGTGGGTAAAGGCCTCACCTTTGATTCCGGCGGCATCTCATTAAAACCCGGTGCTGGCATGGACGAAATGAAATACGACATGGGCGGCGCTGCAGGCGTTTATGGCACCATGAAGGCACTGGCCGAGTTACAGCTTCCACTGAAGGTAACCGGTATACTAGCCGGCTGTGAAAACATGCCTGGTGGCAATGCCTATCGCCCCGGTGACGTGATTACCACCATGTCGGGTCTAACCGTAGAAGTGCTTAATACCGACGCCGAAGGGCGCATGGTCTTATGTGACGTACTCACTTATGTAGAGCGCTACGATCCAGAATTAGTGATTGATGTAGCCACCCTAACAGGTGCTTGTGTGGTTGCGCTTGGCCACCATACTACGGGTTTAATGACCCCACACAATCCACTCGCTCACGATATTATAAATTGTGCAGAACAAAGCGGTGATAAAACTTGGCGCTTGCCATTAGGTGATGAGTATCAGGAGCAACTCGCCAGCAATTTTGCCGACATGGCTAATATTGGTGGTAAAACCGCAGGCTCGATTACTGCCGCCTGTTTCTTATCGCGCTTCACCAAGAAATATACATGGGCTCACCTCGATATTGCCGGTACCGCATGGAAAACCGGAAGCGAGAAAGGCGCTACTGGTCGCCCAGTGCCACTGCTGACTCAGTTCTTAATCACTAAGACCGGTCAAGAAGTCGAAGAATAG